Proteins encoded by one window of Arachis ipaensis cultivar K30076 chromosome B04, Araip1.1, whole genome shotgun sequence:
- the LOC107639545 gene encoding pentatricopeptide repeat-containing protein At5g15010, mitochondrial: protein MIRARSKLSLFSDMARCISHSSLPFSYFHRVQHPLVSAGFGFGNPSSSPDTYSAVPEFGFSMRLLCTSSSIRFSGVTDAPVLGLDKSLTASNDGDYDDCNDEDDEQGKKNYEIGSHCNQLDLRGDGLLAQDVKTILDIIHEPSSGPSGIKHKLEHCGVSASSELVVEVLSRIRNDWEAAFTFFLWAGKQPKYAHSVREYHSMISILAKMRKFDTAWALIEEMRGGSTGPSLVTPQTLMIMIRRYCAVHDVGRAINTFYVHKRFNFQVGLEEFQGLLSALCRYKNVEDAEHLLFCNKNVFPLDTKSFNIILNGWCNLIISTRNADRIWQEMSKRGIRYDVISYSSIISCYSKTSKLYKVLKLFDEMKKRNITPDRKVYNAVIHALAKARHIKEAVNLIGTMEANNVTPDAVTYNSLIKPLCKAHKMDEAKEVFDDMLKRGLSPTIRTFHAFFRILRTREEVFELLDKMRELRCCPTIETYIMLIRKFCRWRQLDDVLKIWNKMREDGVSHDRSSYIVLIHGLFLNEKLEEAHKYYVEMLEKGFAPEPKTEKIIQAWIYGRQVTQDRVTDLQDNQVEHDTWRKKDKAKPSKFEKEKSFLHKPETRRVIREKGFSFWEQ from the coding sequence ATGATCAGAGCTCGGTCCAAGCTATCTCTTTTCTCTGACATGGCACGGTGCATCAGCCACAGTTCACTCCCTTTTTCTTACTTTCACAGAGTTCAGCATCCCCTCGTGAGTGCTGGTTTCGGATTTGGAAACCCTTCTTCAAGCCCTGACACTTATTCAGCTGTGCCTGAATTTGGCTTCTCAATGAGGCTACTTTGTACTTCATCTTCAATAAGATTCTCTGGGGTGACTGATGCTCCTGTTCTAGGACTGGATAAGTCACTAACTGCTTCTAATGATGGTGATTATGATGATTGtaatgatgaggatgatgagcaaggcaagaagaattatgagattGGTTCCCATTGTAATCAGTTAGATTTAAGGGGTGATGGTCTTCTTGCCCAAGATGTTAAAACCATTTTGGATATAATTCATGAACCAAGTTCTGGACCATCTGGAATCAAGCACAAGCTTGAACATTGCGGTGTTTCAGCATCCTCGGAGCTGGTTGTGGAGGTCCTTTCAAGAATTCGCAACGATTGGGAAGCAGCTTTCACTTTCTTCTTGTGGGCTGGCAAGCAACCCAAGTATGCTCATTCGGTTCGCGAGTACCATTCAATGATCTCTATTCTTGCCAAGATGAGGAAGTTTGATACTGCCTGGGCCTTAATTGAGGAAATGAGAGGCGGAAGTACTGGTCCATCTCTTGTGACGCCTCAAACTCTTATGATTATGATTAGGAGATATTGTGCCGTGCATGATGTTGGAAGGGCTATAAACACATTTTATGTTCATAAAAGGTTTAACTTTCAAGTTGGATTAGAAGAATTTCAAGGCCTTCTATCTGCTCTTTGTAGGTACAAGAATGTAGAAGATGCTGAGCACTTGTTGTTCTGCAATAAGAATGTATTTCCACTTGACACCAAAAGCTTTAACATCATTCTGAATGGATGGTGCAATTTAATCATTAGCACACGTAATGCAGACCGAATTTGGCAGGAGATGAGCAAGAGAGGAATCCGGTATGATGTCATCTCCTATTCGAGTATCATATCTTGCTATTCAAAAACTTCTAAACTTTACAAGGTGCTCAAGCTGTTTGACGAGATGAAGAAAAGGAACATCACTCCTGATAGGAAGGTTTATAATGCAGTCATCCATGCCCTTGCCAAAGCTAGGCACATAAAAGAAGCTGTCAATCTCATTGGAACAATGGAAGCCAACAATGTTACCCCAGATGCTGTTACTTACAACTCCCTTATAAAGCCTCTGTGCAAAGCTCATAAAATGGACGAAGCTAAAGAAGTCTTTGATGACATGTTGAAGCGGGGTCTATCACCTACAATTCggacttttcatgctttctttcgtATATTAAGGACCAGAGAAGAGGTATTTGAGCTTTTAGACAAAATGAGAGAACTCAGATGCTGTCCAACTATCGAGACCTACATAATGCTGATAAGAAAGTTCTGCCGTTGGCGCCAGCTTGATGATGTCTTAAAGATATGGAATAAAATGAGAGAAGATGGAGTCAGCCATGATCGTAGTTCGTATATTGTACTGATTCATGGgctatttttgaatgaaaagctAGAGGAAGCACATAAATATTATGTAGAAATGCTGGAGAAAGGCTTTGCTCCCGAACCGAAGACAGAAAAAATTATTCAGGCATGGATTTATGGGAGACAGGTAACACAAGATCGGGTGACAGATTTACAGGACAATCAAGTGGAACATGATACGTGGAGAAAGAAAGACAAGGCTAAACCAAGTAAATTTGAGAAGGAAAAATC